In Plasmodium vinckei vinckei genome assembly, chromosome: PVVCY_13, a single genomic region encodes these proteins:
- a CDS encoding dynactin subunit 2, putative — MKKIEKKNSKEQNEEDFDKIEQSDRSENNAKNENSKKDEDNEKENCKTNGKNGENIKSINSTNNIGNILKREDFISSQSSLAKENEENIVEGKSLNTQYDIETSTHKNDNPSSTHELGDLHHSKNDGTNNNLIHGIKLKSRQMMSKKRISKLFGSDHTNNKEDMLHINKNKKIGKENIKVDMRNFFFPSQEKDVFEYIPDTSNYSICHNNSTELYKDIVNMNKHFLDEININIYSSPLDTYLSSTASKQDNAKIENKVLSSEYGEKIINKKSVSLDEKNTNPITNLNGNKNDVKNFNNDNNAILDESENNKPLYLYEFYKNKTFKCYNNGVIVEIDPSKIRYNDATNYEYNNNMSSYLNDPISYLQKLKCEIEDMMVYINDIAKNTQHEESIQNGDTGTKKTEEKQLDKNELIEHEQIIKKIMHNREPPEVLLELFALKNDINNILNDDKLVKILKKKNSKKENDLSKEYTNNDNSKNEEIIYEMLKKLQNADSFNDFVKLNDEKTSDDEKIKDIDSFMRKIGVYTLHGGKEKNDEIKDVQVKDLLILERKIAHMEKILGVEKMSMLPYDDLNHAILDLYNKLSLLDSSKLENVKKKMQNLQSEFLNLKKFKKDVLNITKEKGNYEESIDELFKILDVWKKTHHMIPNLLSRLQQLKKIHENAQSFSTRLDDLEKQQSKLDSTLEEAQKNIDLVNLKINQNVNLLQDMLKKMETQEISLQSNN; from the exons atgaaaaaaattgaaaaaaaaaactcaAAAGAACAAAACGAAGAAGATTTCGACAAAATAGAACAATCTGACCGATCTGAAAATaatgcaaaaaatgaaaatagtaaaaaagaCGAAGACAATGAGAAGGAAAACTGTAAGACTAATGGTAAAAATggggaaaatataaaatcaaTTAATAgcacaaataatataggcAATATTCTAAAGAGGGAGGATTTCATATCTTCACAATCGTCATTagcaaaagaaaatgaagaaaatatagtaGAAGGCAAATCGTTAAATACTCAGTATGATATCGAAACAAGTACCCATAAGAATGATAATCCTTCATCGACACATGAACTTGGTGATTTGCATCATTCTAAGAACGATGGCACTAATAACAATCTCATACACGGAATAAAGTTAAAAAGCAGACAAATGATGAGCAAAAAACGAATAAGTAAATTATTTGGGTCAGATCatactaataataaagaagatATGTTAcacattaataaaaataagaaaataggaaaggaaaatataaaagtagACATGAGAAACTTCTTTTTTCCATCTCAAGAAAAAGATgtatttgaatatattcCTGATACATCAAATTACTCAATATGTCATAATAATTCTActgaattatataaagatataGTTAACATGAATAAGCATTTTTTAGAcgaaattaatattaacatATATTCATCACCATTAGACACATATTTATCTAGTACTGCGTCAAAACAAGATAATgcaaaaatagaaaataaagttTTATCATCTGAATAtggagaaaaaataataaataaaaaaagtgttTCATTAGATGAGAAAAATACCAATCCCATAACCAATCttaatggaaataaaaatgatgttAAAAATTTCAATAATGACAATAATGCAATTTTAGATGAAAGTGAAAACAATAAacctttatatttatacgaATTTTATAAGAACAAAACATTTAAATGCTACAATAATGGGGTTATTGTAGAAATTGACCCTTCCAAAATTCGATATAATGACGCAACgaattatgaatataataataatatgagctcatatttaaatgatccgatatcatatttacaaaaattgaAATGTGAAATTGAAGATATGATGGTATATATTAACGATATAGCTAAAAATACCCAACATGAAGAAAGCATACAAAATGGTGATACTGGTACCAAAAAAACCGAAGAAAAACAGttagataaaaatgaacTAATAGAACATGAAcaaattatcaaaaaaattatgcatAATAGAGAGCCTCCTGAAGTTTTACTAGAATTGTTTGCACtcaaaaatgatattaacaacattttaaatgatgataaattagtcaaaattttgaaaaaaaaaaattcgaaaaaggaaaatgaTCTATCAAAAGAGTATACTAATAATGATAACtctaaaaatgaagaaattatttatgaaatgctaaaaaaattgcaaaATGCTGATTCTTTCAATGACTTTGTCAAACTAAACGATGAAAAAACTTctgatgatgaaaaaataaaagatattgATTCTTTTATGAGAAAAATAGGGGTATATACTCTTCATGGTggcaaagaaaaaaatgatgaaataaaagacGTTCAAGTAAAAGATTTACTAATACTTGAAAGGAAAATTGCACACatggaaaaaattttaGGAGTTGAAAAAATGTCTATGCTTCCATATGATGACCTAAATCACGCCATATtagatttatataataaattaagttTATTAGATTCTAGTAAATtagaaaatgtaaaaaaaaaaatgcaaaatcTTCAATCAGAATTTctaaacttaaaaaaatttaaaaaagatgtattaaatataacaaaagaAAAGGGAAATTATGAAGAATCTATTGATgaactttttaaaattttagatGTCTGGAAAAAAACACATCATATGATTCCTAATCTTTTATCCAGACTTCAGcaattaaagaaaatacatGAGAATGCCCAATCGTTTTCTACACGACTAGATG ATTTAGAAAAACAACAATCGAAGTTAGATAGTACCCTAGAAGAAGCACAGAAAAACATAGACCTTGTGAACTTGAAGATTAACCAAAATGTCAATTTATTACAAGacatgttaaaaaaaatggaaacaCAAGAAATATCCTTGCAaagtaataattaa
- a CDS encoding rhomboid protease ROM6, putative, translated as MFNYYKYFRTNYFKYRFLHINISKRFHAFTKVVGKIQETAIKNTEKNIKLKEKIKLIVFSSFYFFACDYLYHVYILKGNKKVEEGETYTTKEKVLTYNTKKDENKYQNNEMMPNFIKWINIFSRPEQTDKYILQKDGPNTTDQNPQMGDINVDDENTYVIKINNIKKKQDEENYQRDEFTVIRNNMFGYNMGNVIGGNTGKSPIQERNFKEIIENNLYRKDLLSGHNLFLAANGVIFLCWRLGDIVRNKRFYNFMSRHFICSYENLKKKRYHTIFTASISHMTLPHFLFNMWAFHTITNTLLYPEIKEEKTNYYYFFNYKSNTLEKKITNKDIISVCLLSSVMSTIPYVLINRSTQLLGASGAIMGLVYTLSVVKPNEIFVSVLPFPYLKLSALQLCHMSILTNFIFLFYKRNNFNIAWSAHLFGLLGGALYSYYQRKINNNYNYYPFIQLSTQNGYLDYKNTYLDLLDFMKTLKLQTIYFFSLDQRNMQQINKQLYMIQYAKSQRRAKIHAMKINNLKQMEK; from the coding sequence atgtttaattattataagtaCTTTAGAACtaactattttaaatatcgatttctacatataaatataagcaAACGTTTTCATGCTTTTACCAAAGTGGTGGGAAAAATACAAGAAACTGCAATTAAAAACACggagaaaaatataaagctgaaagaaaaaatcaagcttattgtttttagctcattttatttttttgcttgtgattatttatatcatgtgtatatattaaaggGCAACAAAAAGGTGGAAGAGGGTGAAACATATAcaacaaaagaaaaagtgttaacatataataccaagaaagatgaaaataaataccagaataatgaaatgatgcccaattttattaaatggataaatatattttcaagaCCGGAACAAACggacaaatatattttacaaaaggATGGACCAAATACCACCGATCAAAATCCCCAAATGGGTGATATCAATGtagatgatgaaaatacctatgtgataaaaataaataatataaaaaaaaaacaagacgaagaaaattatcaaaGGGATGAATTTACTGTCATtagaaataatatgtttGGCTACAATATGGGGAATGTCATTGGTGGTAACACAGGAAAAAGTCCAATACAAGAAAgaaattttaaagaaataattgaaaataatttatatcgAAAAGATTTATTAAGTGGACATAATCTTTTTTTGGCTGCTAATGgagttatatttttatgctgGAGATTGGGTGATATTGTTCGAAATAAAAggttttacaattttatgtctagacattttatatgttcatatgaaaatttaaaaaaaaaacgttATCATACCATTTTTACAGCTAGTATTAGTCATATGACATTaccacattttttattcaacATGTGGGCATTCCACACAATTACCaatacattattatatccagaaattaaagaagaaaaaacaaattactattatttttttaattacaaATCAAATactttagaaaaaaaaattacaaataaagatataattAGTGTTTGCCTTTTATCTTCTGTAATGTCAACTATTCCATATGTTTTAATTAACAGATCAACTCAACTTTTAGGTGCATCTGGAGCTATAATGGGCCTCGTATACACTTTATCAGTAGTTAAAccaaatgaaatatttgtttCTGTATTGCCGTTTCCTTATTTAAAACTATCAGCCCTACAATTATGTCACATGTCGATTTTAAcaaatttcatttttttattttacaaaagaaataattttaatattgcATGGTCAGCACATTTATTTGGTTTATTAGGCGGTGCATTATATAGCTATTatcaaagaaaaataaataacaactataattattatccCTTTATTCAGTTATCTACTCAAAATGGCTACCTTGATTACAAAAATACATATCTAGATTTACTAGATTTCATGAAAACCTTAAAACTTCaaactatatattttttttcattagaTCAACGAAATATGCAACAAATAAACAAACAATTATACATGATCCAATATGCAAAATCACAAAGACGCGCAAAAATTCATGCAATGAAAATTAACAATTTGAAACAAATGGAAAAGTGA
- a CDS encoding isocitrate dehydrogenase [NADP], mitochondrial, putative, whose protein sequence is MERSIQSLRKHITYRVTKRYASNGQSAFNLSGKVKVENPIVELDGDEMTKIIWKDIKEKLILPYLDLNIKYFDLSIENRDKTNDQITLEAAQEIKKYGVGIKCATITPDAARVKEFNLKEMWKSPNGTIRNILDGTVFRAPILIKNIPKLISNWKKPIVIGRHAYADQYKQKSLKITKSGKFEIVFTPDDNSPVVRETIFDFKSPGVCLGMYNTEESIKNFALSCFQYALDLKMPVYFSTKSTILKIYDGLFKDIFQDIYEQKFKKIFEQNNLWYEHKLIDDMVAQVLKSEGGFVWACKNYDGDIQSDAVAQGYGSLGLMSSILMCPDGVTCISEAAHGTVTKHYRAYQRGEKTSTNPIASIFAWTRGLQHRAKLDQNKNLQQFCYALEKACIETVENGLMPKDLAICIKGIKNVTEKDYLFTEDFIDAINENLKLKLLINQQKNDVHATDTKLHNENWVNYAPQEHST, encoded by the coding sequence ATGGAACGTAGTATTCAGTCTCTAAGAAAACATATAACCTACCGTGTTACAAAGAGATATGCAAGCAATGGGCAATCCGCTTTCAATCTTAGTGGGAAAGTAAAGGTGGAAAACCCAATAGTTGAATTAGATGGGGATGAAATGactaaaattatatggaaAGATATCAAAGAAAAATTGATATTACCATATTTAGAtcttaatataaaatattttgatttatctATAGAAAACAGagataaaacaaatgatcAAATAACATTAGAAGCAGCacaagaaataaaaaaatatggcgTTGGAATAAAATGCGCAACTATAACTCCCGATGCTGCAAGAGTAAAAGAgtttaatttaaaagaaatgtGGAAAAGTCCAAATGGTACaattagaaatatattGGATGGGACTGTATTTAGAGCCcctatattaattaaaaatattcctAAACTTATATCGAATTGGAAAAAACCTATAGTAATAGGAAGACATGCATATGCCGAccaatataaacaaaaatcattaaaaataacaaaaagtGGGAAATTCGAAATCGTTTTTACCCCTGATGATAATTCACCAGTTGTTAGAGAGACAATATTTGATTTTAAATCTCCAGGTGTATGCTTAGGTATGTATAATACTGAAGAAtccattaaaaattttgcaTTATCATGTTTTCAATATGCATTAGATTTAAAAATGCCTGTATATTTTAGTACCAAATCAACTATACTTAAGATATATGACGGACTATTTAAAGATATATTTCAAGATATTTATGaacaaaaatttaaaaaaatttttgaacaaaataatttatggtATGAACACAAATTAATTGATGACATGGTTGCCCAAGTATTAAAATCTGAAGGAGGATTTGTTTGGGCctgtaaaaattatgatggTGATATACAATCAGATGCCGTTGCACAAGGATATGGAAGTCTAGGTTTAATGAGTTCTATATTAATGTGCCCCGATGGAGTTACTTGCATATCTGAAGCTGCACATGGGACTGTAACTAAGCATTATAGAGCCTATCAAAGAGGAGAAAAAACCTCAACGAATCCTATTGCGTCTATTTTTGCATGGACTAGAGGCTTACAACATAGAGCAAAATTAgaccaaaataaaaatttacaacAATTTTGTTATGCTCTTGAAAAAGCATGTATAGAAACCGTGGAAAATGGACTTATGCCTAAAGATCTAGCTATTTGTATTAAAggtattaaaaatgttactGAAAAAGATTATCTATTTACTGAAGATTTTATAGATGCCATAAACGAAAATCTTAAATTGAAACTTTTGATCAATCAACAAAAAAACGATGTTCATGCAACTGACACCAAATTACACAACGAAAATTGGGTCAATTATGCTCCACAAGAACATtctacataa
- a CDS encoding inner membrane complex protein, putative, whose translation MASETEKSTEKVCDVNNSFDETNDTLPDNKKEQQNIISHSNTNIETPKPQYNEYSSYANAVINQLQNNFPFNFGCAGNTFSCKPQNTKVFTRRVDTKKKFINNKSNSLSSSFSQNFNPYNVYPNHSFIGNNAENYDYGITMNHNSFDQLNTKYIYDQPSKLSYEYFPNNINYSINGQCLNLNNGYMNIPLCSTDYMYNNDACNFINGFYPLNQNGFTANYAITESVDVNCEKIMKDILKCFDNIIKYIFKTLKLSFAKINKDLNIKDMYLSPSMPSVHEMDMDCDICRSKYGHMLLNSQNNDYLKFFEGENGPHNLFTRILEIINNWLDAKDYNDVDSFKEKKAEEIIKAYSKGFEQNYYEVNNFPTTSDGKIELPHFDNYGRTSAMFI comes from the exons ATGGCCAGTGAAACAGAAAAAAGTACCGAAAAAGTCTGTGATGTGAATAATAGTTTCGATGAAACTAATGATACGCTTCCAGATAACAAAAAGGAACAACAGAATATAATTTCACATTCTAATACGAATATTGAAACTCCCAAACCtcaatataatgaatattcTTCTTATGCTAATGCTGTAATAAATCAActtcaaaataattttccatttaaTTTTGGTTGTGCAGGAAACACATTTAGTTGCAAACCTCAAAATACAAAAGTGTTTACTCGAAGAGTAGataccaaaaaaaaatttattaataataaatccaATTCTCTAAGTAGTTCATTTTCTCAAAATTTCAATCCTTATAATGTATACCCAAATCATTCTTTTATTGGAAATAATGCAGAAAACTATGACTATGGAATAACCATGAATCATAATAGTTTTGACCAATTAAATACCAAATATATCTATGATCAACCAAGTAAATTAtcatatgaatattttccCAATAACATTAATTATTCCATTAATGGCCAATGCCTGAATCTAAATAATggatatatgaatattccATTGTGTTCTACAGATTACATGTATAACAATGATGCgtgtaattttataaatggtTTTTACCCTTTAAACCAG AATGGATTTACTGCCAATTATGCGATAACCGAATCGGTGGATGTAAATTgcgaaaaaattatgaaagacattttaaaatgttttgataatattataaaatatatatttaaaacacTTAAATTATCTTTTgctaaaataaataaagatttaaatataaaagacaTGTATTTGAGCCCATCAATGCCATCTGTTCATGAAATGGACATGGATTGTGATATTTGCAGAAGTAAATATGGACATATGCTATTAAATTCACAAAACAATGATTAtctaaaattttttgaagGTGAGAATGGACcccataatttatttacacgaattttagaaataataaataattggCTTGATGCTAAAGATTATAATGATGTTGATTCATTCAAGGAAAAAAAAGCcgaagaaataataaaagcaTATAGTAAAGGATTtgaacaaaattattatgaagttaataattttcctaCAACAAGTGATGGAAAAATCGAGTTGCCTCATTTTGATAATTATGGTAGAACAAGTGCAATGTTCATTTAA
- a CDS encoding ubiquitin-conjugating enzyme E2, putative, with protein MKSLKLAKGLSIFCICIFIFINNGKNTFVKGKSHLDISKCNSCPKFVNKYMNLMINTNNGKRTKRYKKGLIGAHINYENSYNNNQISMSNKFIRRHTNRLLTVDPNKLTSNTPLKSNNNIQKHMRAKYNLGNANYRIQKELHNFLKNPPINCTLDVHPNNIRIWIVKYIGLENTIYANEVYKLKIIFPNDYPLKPPIVYFLQKPPKHTHVYSNGDICLSLLGNDYNPSLSISGLVLSIISMLSSAKEKKLPIDNYTHADAKPGSSQNNFLYHDDKC; from the coding sequence atgaaaagtCTAAAGCTGGCGAAAGgtttatctatattttgtatatgcatatttatattcataaataatggaaaaaatacttTCGTTAAAGGTAAATCACATTTAGATATATCAAAATGCAATAGTTGTCCtaaatttgttaataaatatatgaatttaatgattaatacaaataatggAAAGAGAACAAAAAGGTATAAAAAAGGGTTAATAGGAGCACATATTAATTATGAAAACTCCtacaataataatcaaaTAAGTATgtcaaataaatttattaggAGGCACACGAACCGTTTACTAACAGTCGATCCCAATAAACTTACTAGTAATACCCCATTAAAatctaataataatatacagAAGCACATGAGAGCTAAGTACAATTTAGGAAATGCTAATTATAGGATACAAAAAGAGTTAcataactttttaaaaaacccACCAATAAATTGCACATTAGATGTTCACCCGAATAATATTCGAATTTGgattgtaaaatatataggaTTAGAAAATACAATTTATGCTAATGaagtttataaattaaaaataatttttcctAATGATTATCCATTAAAACCTCctattgtttattttttacaaaaaccACCTAAACATACACATGTATATTCAAATGGAGATATATGTCTAAGTCTATTAGGGAATGATTACAACCCAAGTTTATCAATTTCCGGGTTGGTATTATCAATTATATCAATGCTATCCTCagcaaaagaaaaaaaattacctATTGACAACTATACACACGCGGACGCAAAACCTGGAAGCAGCCAAAATAACTTTCTCTACCATGATGATAAATGTTAA
- a CDS encoding kinetochore protein SPC25, putative, which yields MEELIDSNEVKKTLQLQLNKITDNNEKQYNDLISYIEQEKKQIEIMKNKTREKKKSINRITYEIEANTVLVTELKESALEEEKKLDEYPKLIDEVNYQLNLIFKNFDASKQEYKTVKLHRDHIQNEWTKKLETLYNLLGFEIILEDNKIIIEFSNIQIADPKKKYRASITLHDGMYEAVETIPRINKFEDYVNGLNRGLPFTTFCCLLRKSFKELQ from the exons ATGGAAGAATTAATAGATAGTAACgaagtaaaaaaaactcTCCAACtacaattaaataaaattactGATAACAATGAAAAGCAATATAATGATttaatatcatatatagAGCAAGAGAAAA AACAAATAGAAATCATGAAGAATAAGACaagggaaaaaaaaaagtcaATAAATAGAATAACTTATG AAATCGAGGCAAACACGGTTCTTGTAACCGAGCTAAAGGAGAGCGCTTTA gaagaagaaaaaaagttaGATGAATATCCTAAACTAATTGATGAAGTAAATTATCAACTTAActtaattttcaaaaatttcGATGCCTCTAAACAAG AATATAAAACCGTCAAACTGCATAGAGATCACATCCAAAATGAATGGACAAAGAAATTGGAAACACTTTATAATCTTTTAGGATTTGAAATAATACTTGAAG ataacaaaattataatcgAATTTTCAAACATCCAAATAGCTGAccctaaaaaaaaatacagaGCTTCCATAACCTTACATGATGGAATGTATGAAG cTGTTGAAACCATACCAagaataaacaaatttgaAGATTATGTAAATGGCTTAAATAGAGGATTACCATTTACCACATTTTGTTGTTTGCTCAGAAAATCATTTAAAGAGTTACAATAA
- a CDS encoding thioredoxin 2, putative: MKHILTLLVFILSFFCFKDIKCAKDSTLSGGDSHLTPLNKYDKFFLRMYNKMPRLEQNGTDYINGVNMKDTVFILYFYAKWCHACKLQGPELDKLEKNFGKKIHILRIDVDTNEALAKKNFIKALPTTIIIKNKIVLAKNEHFVTSNELASTIRKYL, encoded by the exons ATGAAGCACATATTAACGTTACTAGTTTTTATCCTAAGCTTTTTTTGCTTTAAGGATATAAAATGTGCTAAAGACTCTACATTATCAGGAGGAGATAGTCATTTAACaccattaaataaatatgataaattttttttacgtATGTACAATAAGATGCCACGATTGGAACAAAATGGCACTGactatataaat ggTGTTAATATGAAGGATactgtatttattttatatttctatgCCAAATg GTGTCACGCTTGCAAATTACAAGGACCAGAATTG gACAAATTGGAAAAGAATTtcggaaaaaaaattcacaTATTAAGAATTGATGTTGACACTAATGAAGCACTTGCAAAGAAAAATTTCATAAAAGCTTTACCCACaactattataattaaaaacaaaattgtaTTAGCAAAAAATGAGCATTTTGTTACAAGCAATGAATTAGCATCAACTATTAGAaagtatttataa